The Erythrolamprus reginae isolate rEryReg1 unplaced genomic scaffold, rEryReg1.hap1 H_66, whole genome shotgun sequence genome includes a region encoding these proteins:
- the LOC139155815 gene encoding M-phase inducer phosphatase 1-like, whose protein sequence is MEPAFGRHHSHRRRLLLGDSEGALSRRRSLDTAGSTESLVQMLEVKNVNLKKMSSSDSTDSGCCIDSPVLFGMNDLEESFCLPMRRMHSLPHHLLGCSPALKENHLDHADCDVLQALDSEEKENEHFEFKIPNRPASRVYLHLSSPDNKKDPSEVRRDTSTVLRFSSSQNIENNTGTDIPRLLSQQMTETENDDGFLEMMDDPDSTSDNETVSDMSCLWTAPLVVAKSEDPESQQHKLSNTTRNQGKTAVVKRTKKAVDKNVTAFCKRRRNTHMSDAEKAVNPSCSSPLEIGNVLDRDQRDLIGDFSKCYLFHTVDGKHQDLKYIDPEIVVAILNGNFSVFITQCVIIDCRFPYEYDGGHIKGAINLPMEQDVEDFLLKKPLVSSGNKRIIVVFHCEFSSERAPRMCRFVRERDRLGNEYPTLHYPELYVLKGGYKDFFLKCKSYCEPQSYRPMHHKDYKEDLRTFRTRSRTWAGEKSKREHYSRLKKL, encoded by the exons ATGGAGCCCGCCTTCGGACGGCATCACTCGCACCGTCGCCGCCTGCTCCTTGGGGACTCCGAGGGAGCCCTCAGCCGCCGCAGAAGCCTCGACACTGCGGG TTCAACTGAATCCTTGGTGCAGATGTTGGAAGTCAAGAATGTCAATCTGAAGAAGATGTCGTCTTCTGATTCTACCGATTCAG GGTGCTGCATAGATTCCCCTGTCCTGTTTGGCATGAACGACCTTGAAGAAAG TTTTTGCCTGCCCATGAGAAGAATGCACTCCCTCCCG cacCACCTTCTGGGTTGTAGCCCTGCACTGAAGGAGAACCACTTGGATCACGCAGATTGTGACGTTCTCCAAGCTCTCGATtccgaagaaaaagaaaat GAGCACTTTGAGTTCAAGATACCAAATCGCCCTGCCTCTCGTGTCTATCTGCACCTTTCTTCTCCAGACAACAAAAAGGACCCTTCGGAAGTGAGGCGGGACACAAGCACAGTACTTAGG TTCTCCAGCAGTCAAAATATTGAAAACAATACCGGAACCGACATCCCACGCCTGCTATCCCAACAAATGACAGAAACGGAAAATGACGACGGCTTTTTAGAGATGATGGATGACCCGGACAGCACT AGTGACAACGAGACAGTTTCCGACATGTCGTGCCTTTGGACCGCTCCTCTGGTGGTCGCTAAGAGTGAGGACCCAGAG AGCCAGCAGCACAAACTGAGCAACACAACTCGCAACCAGGGCAAGACGGCCGTGGTGAAAAGAACGAAGAAGGCCGTGGACAAGAACGTCACGGCTTTCTGCAAACGGAGGAGAAATACCCACATGAGCGATGCTGAAAAGGCCGTG AATCCCTCCTGCTCTTCCCCTTTGGAGATAGGCAACGTGTTGGATCGGGACCAAAGAGACCTCATTGGAGATTTTTCAAAG TGTTACCTCTTCCACACCGTTGATGGCAAGCATCAGGATTTGAAATACATCGATCCGGAAATA gttGTCGCCATCCTGAACGGCAACTTCTCCGTCTTCATCACACAGTGTGTGATCATCGATTGCAGGTTCCCCTACGAGTACGACGGGGGTCACATCAAG GGAGCCATCAACCTTCCAATGGAACAAGACGTGGAAGACTTTCTGCTGAAAAAGCCCCTAGTGTCCTCCGGCAACAAGCGCATCATTGTCGTTTTCCACTGCGAGTTCTCCTCTGAGCGGGCCCCCCGGAT gTGTCGATTCGTCAGAGAAAGGGATCGTCTGGGCAACGAGTATCCCACCCTGCACTACCCAGAGCTGTACGTCCTGAAAGGGGGCTACAAGGACTTCTTCCTCAAATGCAAG AGCTACTGTGAGCCCCAGAGCTACCGCCCCATGCACCACAAGGACTACAAGGAGGACCTGCGCACCTTTCGCACCCGGAGCCGGACCTGGGCGGGCGAGAAGAGCAAGCGCGAACACTACAGCCGCTTGAAGAAGCTTTGA